One region of Vairimorpha necatrix chromosome 10, complete sequence genomic DNA includes:
- a CDS encoding transcriptional activator SPT7 gives MSKKINKCLLSIVEITPYIYKYYILPTKMNDILSIIKGYPQAHIFLNKVTKKEAPDYHLIIKEPMDLGTVQKKIGTYKDYDEFKKDLDLIWSNCLRYNAGPYFIKCANTMKRAVENAEISRLPVEKNNFFFDKIFEGPGFCKIEGLDHVVCKILKEQGCDRINKSALDILVDVYKKKIIELINNTKKTDKI, from the coding sequence atgtcaaaaaagattaataaATGTCTTCTTTCGATTGTAGAAATTACACCGTAcatatacaaatattatattcttCCTACTAAGATGAATGACATCTTGTCAATTATTAAAGGATACCCACAAGCacatatttttcttaataaagTTACTAAGAAAGAGGCGCCAGATTatcatttaataataaaagaacCAATGGATTTGGGAACAGTACAGAAGAAAATAGGGACTTATAAAGATTATGATGAATTTAAGAAAGATTTGGATCTTATTTGGAGTAATTGTTTGCGATATAATGCGGGACcgtattttataaagtgTGCTAATACGATGAAGCGGGCAGTCGAGAATGCGGAGATTTCCCGACTTCCagttgaaaaaaataattttttttttgataaaatttttgaaggACCGGGTTTCTGTAAAATAGAAGGACTAGATCATGTagtttgtaaaatattaaaagaacaAGGATGTGatagaataaataaaagtgCGCTTGATATTTTAGTAGATGTAtataagaagaaaataatagaattaattaataataccAAAAAAACagacaaaatataa
- a CDS encoding putative SP-containing protein, whose amino-acid sequence MVINQYIRSSIDIVLDDNCIWNVLKVFDEVKYQNLLNVAKHYKRYTLIAESNTEFKIVPLKKLTDYKSWRYSIQPSIAAKSTNFTHSDTTDHSDQSSLNSDNN is encoded by the coding sequence ATGGTTATTAATCAATATATTAGATCATCTATTGATATAGTTTTAGATGATAATTGTATCTGGAATGTCCTCAAGGTGTTTGATGAAGTGAAATATCAAAACTTACTCAACGTCGCTAAGCATTATAAGAGATATACCCTTATAGCGGAATCCAATAcagaatttaaaattgttcctttaaaaaaattaacagATTATAAATCTTGGAGATATTCTATACAACCATCTATCGCGGCCAAATCAACTAACTTTACCCATTCAGATACTACAGATCATTCAGACCAATCTAGTTTAAATTCcgataataattaa
- a CDS encoding ribosomal protein uL16, translating into MARRPGRCYRYLSKKAYHKSRFCKSVPDLKIKIWDSGRRKAEVLDFPICINLISHARENISEQALDAARIAAHHYMVKTAGRDNFHLRVNVYPFHVLRINKMLSCAGADRLQTGMRQSFGKPEGRVARIFFDQIVMSIRTKKGNEAAAMEALRRSRHKFPGKYEVQVSSKFGFTGLYTEEFNKLREEGCLLANGNTVAVLKQKGPISQYMKKLEKQL; encoded by the coding sequence ATGGCAAGAAGACCAGGAAGATGTTACAGGTATCTCTCCAAGAAAGCATACCACAAATCAAGATTTTGTAAATCTGTACcagatttaaaaatcaaaatctGGGACTCTGGTAGAAGAAAAGCCGAAGTCTTAGATTTCCCAATTTGCATTAATTTGATAAGTCACGCcagagaaaatatttctgaGCAAGCTTTAGACGCGGCTAGAATTGCCGCCCACCACTACATGGTGAAGACAGCAGGAAGAGACAATTTCCATTTGAGGGTGAATGTTTACCCATTCCATGTCttaagaataaataaaatgttgAGTTGTGCTGGAGCTGACAGGCTTCAAACCGGTATGAGGCAGAGTTTCGGAAAACCAGAAGGCAGAGTCGCCAGAATCTTTTTTGACCAGATCGTGATGAGCATTAGAACTAAAAAAGGAAATGAAGCAGCAGCCATGGAAGCATTAAGAAGAAGTAGACATAAATTCCCTGGGAAATATGAAGTACAAGTAAGCAGTAAATTTGGATTTACTGGACTTTATACAGAAGAATTCAATAAACTTAGAGAAGAAGGTTGTTTACTAGCCAATGGTAACACAGTAGCAGTACTGAAACAAAAAGGACCAATAAGTCAATACATGAAGAAACTTGAAAAACAGctttaa
- a CDS encoding putative SP-containing protein, translating to MFSILLLYISFQLIKTSSIFLPRQLKSTDGTKQEDVKSCPIFFYNDFNEKYTKANIAKVKYIAKEVFYAIILSQSFSNVFYDTFNHKKVPYDEIRFSKYYRILIKSNGKRMHVYKRKIYNKIILIMALQTRELVYTLARINWEKSKFSLRDLRMFLELTIDVKMDRMCKWNVMQIFNPLKLRKLIYIAKRYQEYTMTFGPKNDFVIRRSQKGYESRYVRSSFIPLENTNEFDVISSTFKNLNISGIPTQPASNNVEIN from the coding sequence atgttttctATACTTTTGTTGTATATTAGTTTTCaactaataaaaacaagTTCAATATTTTTGCCGCGGCAATTAAAATCAACCGATGGAACAAAACAAGAAGACGTAAAAAGCTGtcctatatttttttataatgattttaatgaaaaatacaCCAAGGCCAATATTGCAAAAGTCAAATATATAGCCAAAGAAGTTTTTTACGCAATAATTTTAAGCCAAAGCTTTTCCAACGTTTTTTATGATACTtttaatcataaaaaagttCCATATGATGAAATACGTTTCTCTAAATATTATCgaattcttataaaaagtaATGGCAAGAGAATGCATGTTTATAAAcgtaaaatttacaataaaataatacttATTATGGCATTACAAACCAGAGAATTGGTTTATACATTAGCAAGAATAAATTGGGAAAAAAGTAAGTTTTCATTGCGTGATCTTCGTATGTTTCTGGAGCTAACTATTGATGTGAAAATGGATAGAATGTGTAAATGGAATGTAATGCAAATATTCAATCCTTTGAAATTgagaaaattaatttatattgcaAAACGATATCAAGAGTATACCATGACGTTTGGTCCCAAAAATGATTTTGTTATAAGACGCAGTCAAAAAGGTTATGAGTCAAGATATGTCAGGTCTTCTTTTATACCATTAGAAAATACCAATGAATTTGATGTAATCTCTTCAACTTTTAAAAACCTGAATATTTCGGGCATTCCGACCCAACCTGCAAGTAATAATGttgaaattaattaa
- a CDS encoding regulator of ribosome biosynthesis (RRS1), producing the protein MKALLNFLTVKNDIEFPEKENFHIEINKEASKMIFYMKCKIKEHKSVQKDLDLVYVLDSADYKLPLQYSENNTKTKWEAFALKKGIKKKKGTLVYDEELKKYVPRFGPYSKKNLVMKSAIIEGEKSYNDLKREKKERIKRNEMNKAANKKRK; encoded by the coding sequence aTGAAagctttattaaattttcttaccGTCAAAAACGACATTGAATTTCCAGAAAAAGAGAATTTCCACATTGAAATCAACAAAGAAGCttcaaaaatgatattttacatgaaatgtaaaataaaagaacaCAAAAGCGTCCAAAAAGATCTCGACTTAGTATATGTATTGGATAGCGCAGATTATAAACTTCCTTTACAATATTCTGAAAATAATACTAAAACAAAATGGGAAGCATTTGCTCTTAAAAAaggaataaaaaagaaaaaaggaACATTGGTTTACGACGAggaactaaaaaaatatgttccGAGATTTGGTCcatattctaaaaaaaatttagttaTGAAATCAGCTATAATAGAAGGAGAAAAATCATACAATGATTTGAAACGTGAGAAAAAAGAACGAATAAAACGGAATGAAATGAATAAAGcagcaaataaaaaaagaaaataa
- a CDS encoding ricin B lectin (RBL2), translating to MIFIFINTLIAVELTEKGYLYSIGEQKFLSLDFDHIRLLPRHTMPQPFEIEQREGDETWKLKIMPSPRKKKQVIDKDWWTNDHRLISHEATEWESEKFIFSLQPKNLIKIVVKEDCIQTEDKGYVRAMTCNNDDKQLFRWIPDYDRGIVEEFVERHGGVVNLRRGVDQQGNPLYENNYGLIDPSSRRPDSIGRMDDGGIFIPPPRGLRRRNSDFGSSNRSRRKSYDPNCDFISPGGAPGYRGQGSYNNDRNDLYGLRDPRYGGRDPRYGNDSYGLLDPRYGNRNDSYGLLDPRYGNRNDSYGLRDPRYGNRNDSYGLRDPRYGNRNDYYGGGNSYRPSSGQYFPDCSEFPPSYNELFPAQNVRPIYPQNNTFNLPPYGDPNNYNMPRRDVNFENMAKIYPQLKRRPSGSGGKVIYRYKKNKHDISSDCDSSDSSEDYSTKRPNKKHKKYNVYDNGCNTNDHLEDVICSMNSVVF from the coding sequence atgatatttatattcataaatACACTAATAGCTGTTGAACTAACAGAAAAAGGTTATTTGTACTCAATAGGAGAACAGAAATTTCTATCACTTGACTTTGATCATATTAGACTTTTACCAAGACATACAATGCCTCAGCCATTTGAAATTGAACAAAGAGAAGGTGACGAAACTTGGAAGTTAAAGATTATGCCTTCGCcgagaaaaaaaaaacaagtaaTCGACAAAGACTGGTGGACAAATGACCATAGATTAATTTCACACGAGGCAACAGAATGGGAAagtgaaaaatttattttttcattacaaccaaaaaatttgataaaaatagtaGTTAAAGAAGATTGTATTCAAACGGAAGATAAGGGATATGTGAGAGCTATGACGTGTAATAATGATGATAAACAGTTATTTAGATGGATTCCTGATTACGACAGAGGCATCGTTGAAGAGTTTGTAGAAAGACATGGAGGAGTTGTAAATCTTAGAAGAGGTGTGGACCAACAAGGAAATCCActatatgaaaataattatgGATTGATTGATCCGTCATCAAGGAGACCAGATAGTATTGGTAGAATGGATGATGGTGGTATATTTATACCACCGCCAAGAGGGTTGAGACGTCGTAATTCGGATTTTGGCTCATCTAATCGATCAAGACGAAAGTCCTATGATCCAAATTGTGACTTTATATCTCCTGGAGGAGCACCGGGCTACAGAGGACAGGGATCATATAACAATGACAGAAATGATCTTTATGGTTTAAGAGATCCTCGTTATGGAGGCCGAGATCCACGCTATGGAAATGATTCTTATGGCTTACTAGATCCACGCTATGGCAATAGAAATGATTCATATGGCTTACTAGATCCACGCTATGGCAATAGAAATGATTCTTATGGCTTACGAGATCCACGCTATGGTAATAGAAATGATTCTTATGGCTTACGAGATCCACGCTATGGCAATAGAAATGATTATTATGGCGGAGGAAATTCTTATAGGCCATCCAGTGGTCAATATTTTCCTGATTGTTCAGAATTTCCGCCATCATATAATGAACTTTTTCCAGCACAAAATGTCAGACCAATATATCCCCAAAACAATACTTTCAATTTGCCTCCATACGGCGATCCTAATAATTATAACATGCCAAGAAGAGATgttaattttgaaaatatggcaaaaatttatccaCAGTTGAAAAGGCGTCCGTCAGGCAGTGGCGGTAAGGTTATTTACAGGtataaaaagaacaaaCATGATATATCCAGTGATTGTGACAGTTCAGATAGTAGTGAAGATTATAGTACTAAAAGaccaaataaaaaacacaaaaaatacaatgtCTATGATAATGGTTGTAATACAAATGATCATCTAGAAGATGTAATTTGTAGCATGAATAGTGTGGTcttttga
- a CDS encoding Wee1-like protein kinase — translation MPNKKSFTLKQEVTENIFSTPKTPVKKVVYRDMIDSSILDFNIPSIISSDDYDNLLLIGEGDFYLVYKTNKDTVLKKSKLPIKNSLDYDMYNKEVSILKIIESEYVTRFISSYTYQSHFFIELEYCNGGNLRDYLTSVFYKKKEVISRELLRKIMYDISRGVREIHIKGYVHLDIKPENILLQEKYKSNDKNSINQDSMIHNSKDDKDSIHKDSINQDSKHKDNIHIIHKDSIHKDSIHKDNIHIIHKDNINDYIFKIGDLGISTKENEDIKLDGDKRYMAPEILRNICTPSSDIFSLGLIYLEILRGINLPKKGEAWLKLRRNNFRGIKMDQISKKMLQMDYKKRPDIHEVVNYFK, via the coding sequence ATGCCAAATAAGAAGTCCTTTACATTAAAACAAGAAGTCACAGAGAATATTTTCAGTACACCCAAGACCCCGGTCAAGAAAGTAGTTTATAGAGACATGATTGATTCCAGTATActtgattttaatatccCTAGTATTATTAGTTCAGATGATTATGAtaatcttcttttaataGGAGAAGGAGATTTCTATCTTGTTTATAAGACGAATAAGGACACAGTCCTTAAGAAGTCTAAACTTCCCATTAAGAATTCCTTAGATTATGATATGTACAATAAAGAAGTCTCTATCCTTAAGATTATTGAGTCTGAGTATGTGACtagatttatttcttcttacACATACCAGTCTCATTTCTTTATAGAGTTAGAGTATTGTAATGGGGGGAATCTCAGGGATTATTTGACTAGTGTGTTTTATAAGAAGAAGGAAGTGATTAGTAGGGAGTTATTAAGGAAGATAATGTATGATATAAGTCGGGGAGTAAGGGAGATACATATTAAAGGGTATGTACATTTAGACATCAAACCCGAGaacattttattacaagaaaaatacaagagtaatgataaaaatagtaTAAATCAAGATAGTATGATACATAATAGTAAGGATGATAAAGATAGTATACATAAAGATAGTATAAATCAAGATAGTAAACATAAAGATAATATACATATCATACATAAAGATAGTATACATAAAGATAGTATACATAAAGATAATATACATATCATACATAAagataatataaatgattacatatttaaaataggTGATTTGGGGATTAGTACTAAGGAGAATGAAGATATTAAATTAGACGGAGACAAGAGATACATGGCCCCTGAGATACTCAGGAATATCTGCACCCCCTCCTCAGACATATTCAGCCTGGGACTAATTTacttagaaatattaaggGGGATAAATCTACCCAAGAAAGGCGAGGCCTGGTTGAAATTAAGGAGGAATAATTTCCGGGGGATTAAGATGGATCAGATTAGTAAGAAGATGTTACAGATGGATTATAAGAAGAGACCCGACATACATGAAGTAGTGaattatttcaaataa
- a CDS encoding putative SP-containing protein, whose product MFAIFLLCLSVQLSRSIPENKRGTKDFLGKVSLDSLDNCPWVLKNNIDMNFIIKDRKKFKRVAGEIFEEIVRSFDFFSLVLDIFGPIILDTKSKYFSIYYNSLVNQHSYKLHIRRFNSLQKLVASLGLQTRDLVHAFVGINWRKSLFSKKDMFLLMNYAIDIKVNKDCKWKIEQVFNPEKYEKLLDVAKQSKHYWILTYPGEEIRALKRGEKINMRNTRSILIPTKETFDTNSIFSNFLNLNISNISRPSNTSSYIGN is encoded by the coding sequence ATGTTcgctatttttttattatgtcTTAGTGTTCAACTTTCACGGTCTATACCAGAAAATAAGCGGGGAACTAAAGACTTTTTAGGGAAAGTTTCACTAGATTCTTTAGATAATTGTCCTTGggtattaaaaaataatattgatatgaatttcattataaaagataggaaaaaattcaaaaggGTTGCGGGAGAAATATTTGAAGAAATAGTTAGGtcttttgattttttttcattagtTTTAGACATTTTTGGACCTATAATACTCGATACcaaatcaaaatatttttcgatatattataattcaTTAGTAAACCAACATAGCTATAAATTACATATCAGAAGATTTAATTCTTTGCAAAAATTAGTAGCTTCGTTGGGACTACAGACTAGAGATCTAGTCCATGCATTTGTAGGCATAAATTGGAGAAAGAGCttgttttcaaaaaaagatatgTTTCTCCTGATGAATTATGCCATTGATATTAAGGTGAATAAAGATTGTAAATGGAAAATAGAGCAAGTGTTTAATCCTGAAAAGTATGAAAAACTTCTTGATGTAGCTAAACAGTCGAAACATTACTGGATTCTAACTTATCCTGGAGAGGAAATAAGAGCTTTAAAGAGAGGCGAGAAAATTAATATGAGAAATACCAGGTCAATTCTTATACCAACCAAAGAAACATTTGATACAAATTCGATCTTCtcaaattttcttaatcttaatatttctaatatttcaaGGCCTTCTAATACGAGTAGTTATATTggtaattaa
- a CDS encoding palmitoyltransferase, protein MEMHHLLNKCTKKLEFLVISFVVSFYLLSIYDTIFSSHKIIPLYFCLLSLYYYISLLTCVPGEYIDFNTVERICKKCNRLSGRQSVHCEICNRCFYKRDHHCVITGKCIESNNLKYMYLTVLFLFIYSLFAMFRTGGLKELTFFYNFTCILSGFLLIWVTLLILTDKTTANLLKDIDIKDLRLKNIKKIVENGWICTLCPVFYRSVKTT, encoded by the coding sequence ATGGAAATGCATCACTTACTTAACAAATGCACAAAGAAATTAGAATTTCTGGTTATATCTTTCGTTGTCAGTTTTTATCTGTTGTCGATTTATGACACAATCTTCTCTTCACATAAAATTATCCCATTGTATTTCTGCTTATTATCTTTGTATTACTATATCTCTCTACTTACATGTGTACCAGGGGAATACATAGACTTTAACACAGTAGAAAggatttgtaaaaaatgtaatcgGCTTAGTGGCCGCCAAAGTGTACATTGTGAAATTTGTAATagatgtttttataaacgaGACCATCACTGCGTTATAACAGGAAAATGTATCGAATCAAATAATCTTAAGTACATGTATCTTACTGTATTATTCCTATTTATTTACTCATTATTTGCTATGTTTAGAACTGGTGGTCTCAAAGAATTAACATTCTTTTACAATTTCACATGTATTCTTAGtggatttttattaatttggGTTACACTGCTCATTTTAACTGATAAAACTACtgcaaatttattaaaagatatagatataaaagatttgcgactgaaaaatattaaaaaaattgtcgAAAATGGATGGATTTGTACATTGTGTCCTGTGTTTTATAGATCGGTTAAAACAacttga